The Bicyclus anynana chromosome 4, ilBicAnyn1.1, whole genome shotgun sequence DNA window GCATagcactttttttcttttttttttttacaagtaagccttgactgcaatatcacctgatggatAGTGACGAtgtaatcttagatggaagcgggctagcttgttaaaaggaggatgaaaatccacacccctttcagtttctatacgacatcgtaccggaacgcgtaatcgcttgacggtacgtctttgtcggtagggtggtagccacggccgaagcctcccaccagctagacctggataaaataaatacataaaacaaaatttacctAAAGGTTCATCACATATCGCTTTTGAAGCCTGATCGCAGGGGTACTGCGTCCATTGCACTTGTGGATTGAAGTAAAGACCACGAGGGCAGGAGAACGTTCGTGGTACGCTATTCtgtagcaataaaaaaaacattagtgtCACCATCCGATCCATAAGTTTATTATTTCATCGCCTTTAAGCCCATGTTTAAGAATGATTGTTCTTCTTTTTAATCGTTCACACTGGCCACAGTGTTCGTAGTTGCAGCGATGAGTGACGCAATTAAAAGTGGAGGAGGATTGCATTATGGGTGCACCGACCATGGATGATTGTGTTGCAACTTTGACTAAATCCGTTTAGCTGATTGGAATTATTACTAACACACGTGTATTATTGATGATGACGTTATTGcgcaataaaatacaaacagtcaTTTTAAAGGCCCAAAATATGAATCTACATAGATGTTCCAGCAAATGAAATAAACGTCGTTCGACTTAAGCTATCGTCTCAATTGTCCCGTTGTTGTAAGTATTTGTAAATTTCTCATATCTCACCTTGCATTCAACATATTGTTCACAACCAGTAGATGTCCGGAAGTAGCCCTGCGGCTGTGGGCACGAGAAGTCTCGCGGCTGGACCACTACTGGAGCTGGAGTAGTGGGGGGAGGAGGTGCGGGCGTTGTCGGTGCAACATAAGTTCTTGCAGCTGTAAGTAAgaaataaatcattatcattttcatcatttatcagtccattgcaggacatagatcTATTGTAGTgactaattttattgaaaataaaactgtaacaggtccaattctgtatattgaagatattttgaaaatttttattacagagCGTAAAAGCTATTAGTTATACTAAaagccaaaaaaatatatttttattttttgtccgtctgtctctTTGTTCATATTTTTGTTGGTTGGGCATCACGCAGAAACTAATGAATggattcaaatgaaactttttcACAATTTGAGTCCATAATGCAAAAAaaggttaaaggatacttttgaTCGCGCAAATAAAATTAGAACTAAATGTGACCCTGTGTCATGTCTGAATCCAGTTAGTAGAGTATCGACAACTATTACGGTCGCTATTATCTTGGAACCTCAAAGTACAGGGATTCTACGAACTATACCTTGCATATACCCCGCTCTTTACCACTGAAATCCTTAAGTGAATCAACGCGGGATATAGGCAAGATTCGTTGcgctttataataaatttggttCTTTTAAGGATCTTTTCATTTCCAAGTcacgttaaataaattaaacaccgATCATATCGTTTTTCATTGCCCAGgagatttatattattagcgaTTTTTGGATCCGAAAGCTAGCACTGACAACTTGCTCTGCTTTAAGGTTAGCGGAACACAACTAAATTATGTAATGTCATTCAATACATACGAGATGAGTTACACCGCACGACGGCAGGAGCATCACAAGGGTACTCCACCCATTGTCTCATTGGATTAAATTGAAGACCGGCAGGACAGGACAACTGAAGTGGCACATTGTTCtgcaaatacataaaaatattacattaatttagcCGCATAGTGCAGTCGAAGTTAGGTATATCAAATATATGAAAGTAAATTTACCTTGCATTCGACATATTGGTCACATTGATTAGAAGCTTTGAAATACCCATAAGGTTGAGGGCAAGAAAACTGCGCGTTCCCGTATTGCGGTTTTGAGGCAGCTAGTGAtgctataaaacaataaatagtaaagtaagataaaaaaaataagagtaaacttaaacaacaacaacattttAATGAAGTTACTAAACACACCTAGTAACAGCAGGGGCAGTAGTACGCTGAACatcattgttattttgtttagtgCACGTGATAACCAGAGGACGTATTTCAGTGCACTGATGCTGATGCAAAGTTAGAcgtgtttatatatttaaaatgttttatcgaATAACATCTACAACAGTTAACGTTACATGTTTTAGTCATTAAGTTAATTAccatttaaattaaagtaatcgagatatatcttaaataaataaaaataaagatgacCAAGGGCATGCGGTGCGCCACAAGCTTATTAGCACAATTTGATTAAGACGTTATAACAGTTCTTCATAATATTTCGTTTTTCTGCAAACTTGTCTGCCTTGTTTTTGTGTCAATTCCCGTTAAATTACGATTCCCATGTCACAACCAAATGTCACATGTGCTACTACAATGttgatttatatgttttttacttATCTACCTCATCTCGTATTTGATCAGTATTTACCTCGTGAAATTTGTGTTTGTGGCTCCAAATTCTATCGCTATGAAATACTGCGCAGAAGATGATAACGTCTACTGCTATCGACAAATTAGCTAGAtcaattttaaacaaacataatcgtacttttacttaaattttttaatactcCACCGATTTCGTTCAAAGTTCATTGGGATTGCATGAATGGCGAAAAcagattttgaagtaaaacctataatatgtgtattgttgtcaaataaataaataaatactagatTTCGAGTGACGTCactttaattttcaagttaatCACAGCAAGTGCTcttatttgatatccatattgtaGGAGTGCATAAAGAACTTAGTCCGACATGCATAggaaggccgccatattgtaTTTGGAGTAACGTCACATTCATTTTTAAGTTACACCTTCCATAtcctacttttaccctaccctacctaatCCTATCACTACGcatacactacccctaccctactcttaccctacaTTACTCCTATCTTAAAAAAGCCCTACTATTTTTTGttgtatacaataatattattacgagcagatatgtattaaaaattaaaaatatagaagtagTATGAAACAATGCATAATAGATGTTCTAAAACTACTGCACGCGCCAAAAATCTAACAAAGTGAGTGTCATAATAGATACACGAGAGTTTAAAaaccatttcatttcatttcgaGAATTCTGGGGACGGAATCAAAAAGCCGCAGTTCGCGATCTGGTGATTGTGAAATAATCTTGTACTTGGGACTACACCTCGCAAACCGGCGAGCGATCATGTTACACCAAATAGCCAAAGCCCTGCGTTCACGCTCTATGTCTTCATTGTCACGCAAATCCTCAGTTAGAGTATGCCCCAAGTACCTGAATTTTTGCATCCTTTCTAAAGGATGAAAAATTCCAAATGGATGTTCCATCTAAAAGAACCAAAGGCACATTTTTCGGACCTTTACCTGCCCGAAATACCATTATCTGCGTCTTTTTCACATTATATTTAAGAACGTGGTCCCTCGCATACTGCTCACAGATGTTCAGCAAGTGCCTAAGTCCCCTGATTAAGGGACTCAGAAGTACCATATCATCAGCATAACTTAGGTTATTTACTAGGCCTAATTTAGCACTTTTCAGTTCCTCAATCAGTTCGTTGACATATAGACTAAAAAGGTTCGGAGAGGTAAGCCCGCCTTGACGCACGCCACACTTTAATCTAAAATCATTAGAGAGTGCGTCGCCCTATTTTACAACATTATTTTGATTCTCATACCAGTACCTCAACAGATCCACGGTTTTGCTAGGTACGTGATACTTCATAAGTTTTTGCCATTGTAATTGATAAACTAAGTCAAAAGCTCTACTCAGATCTAAAAAGTAGGCATAGACCGATGTGTCTCTACACGAGAATAGTTAATCGTAGACTTGAGACTAAAAATCGTTGAATCTCAATTTCTTAATGTGCTCTAAGCTCAGACTCAGGAGTTACTAGTGCTTAGTAGACTTACctcgtttaatttttaaaaccacTTTGGCTATGTCATCAGGCTGGTATAGATACAATACAGTTTTAACATTTTGACTGGGCGGATGCTCACCCTTGTCACGGACGGGTAGTGGTTTTACTTTGAACTGGTGCGAAAACAAATCCGCGATCAACTTTGGATCGTGTACATTTTCAACGCTAACAGGTAGTGTAGTTTTGTAGTCGAGCCGTTTAGTGGCTTTTCCAAAGTTTTTGTCAGCTTGATGGGAAGTCTAATACATCCATCCCGATCTGATCCTCGTTGTTTAGGCTCCACTTCAACCTATTTTGAAAGATCTTGCGACTCTCAGTCATATTAACATATACCTCTCCTGATTATGGTTTTCCATAACTTAGCTAACATTTATAGTGGTATCTTGCACTTTCATGACACTTCCGAACGTGGTGGTTCCACCCTTATATAATGTgctctataaattaaaaaacccaTGATTGCAATCGAACTTGAAAATGtttcaaaggacatgtcccaaaatgggcctttattatctATAACTTACAAGCGGGTTGACAGTATTTTTATGGATAGAAGACACAAATTGTTGTTTGAAAAACAATTTCGCAGAAGTTTTGGAACcagcattaattaaattttttttttgttttgctcctttgcctaaaaattaaaattatacaatacagcAGTGTTCAAAATagccaataaaaataactggaATTGTATTCATATCCAGTGTAAGCTGTCATTGTCATGTAattttgtcaaatgtcaatatgatacaagttaaaaagaaacattaaattgtagacagagaagcatgaaacaaataaatccttaaattgctttagaaACGTCATAAACCAACGCGACTAcacgaagatcactgacaatcagTCAGcttgtgagttacaagcatatTGCcatgatgaaaattcataatttatatcagctaatgcaaaaaatacattttatttaattaataaaataaaaatacgggtttcaaatttttttcatttgtgttttgaagcccagtattttatattcttttaagataaaaataatttgttctgcttagttgacactcggaataaaggcagCCTCTTCAAGCCTCCATACAAAACCATACAAAATTGTGACATGTCCTTTATAATCGATGGTATTGaggcgaaacaaaaaaaaactacatacgCTAGCGTtatctaatatattaaaaaaatgcttgaGAGTTAGAGTGTCAAGTTCTGAAACAATTATTCCAACATATAGCAATTACGTATAGTTTATCCATGCTACAAACAATactgatttttgtaaatttacttatttttggaGAATGGTCAcaattttttgattaaaaaggCCAAACTCttcagtattataatattagtatagattattgattattatattaatttacttaattattgttagtcttatgaaatacaaattatgttaAAAGTTTGTAGGTATAATGTAGATGTCGAGGAGACGCGTGacgattgatttatttttatgggttcaacttcaccacgctgcttgtgaggaatcattctggatcattctttattctgtgattataggtgaaataaataatgctttattaaaaaataatttatttttttaaaccttcacctaataaatataataaaagcacaattttgtttgtatataatTGATCTAGCTAGCTAGTTATTCCATAGCAGTAAACGTTGTCATCTACTGCGCAGTATCTCGTAGCGGTAGAACTTGTAGCCATCATTAACGCAGTAAGCGGAATTCGTGGCATTTAGTTCAGCGCCTGTAACAAAAAGAACTTTAAGTTCTATTATTAGCATTTTATGgcataggtatatttaaaacatatttaatgaGCATTAACATGCCTAATTGTTATTTGATTTGACTTTCGTTACTATTTTTTAAAGGCTTTAACAACTATTGATTCCATATTTTGGAGAATATTTGATGACACGCCAAAATAGAATGGAAtctttaaatcataataaattaaaagtaaaacaacctttgtaaaaaacaaacttttacttGAATGcgctaaaatgataaaaaaatacattttatttaagtctTTGTTTTAAAAGTGAACCTGTATTTCAAACTAGAATTACTATTATAAGAATAATtgttaaatagaaaatataaaatcaccgTACCGTTTTTATTAGTAACATTGAGTGCATGGTGGTGGCGGTGCAGGGGCAGAGCATAGTGCCACGGGTTGGCACGTTGGTGCAGGGCCTAAGCATGATGCCACAGGTTGGCATATTGGTGCAGGTGCTGGTGCTGGTGTAGTCGCTGGTTCAGGTTCTGGTGTAGCCTCAATCTCTgggtacagaaataaaaaaagtttagtgCACTAGCAGtagattttgtaaattaaagaaTATGGAAAAGAATTGAGATATGTACATAAACGAGAGTAATAGAAGTATAAGTGCACTAGCATGCATTCATTTAGTGAATTAaagtaagtacataaaaataaatttacctaAAGGTTCGTCACATATCGCCTTTGAAGCCTGATCGCAGGGGTACTGCGTCCATTGCACTTGTGGATTGAAGTAAAGACCACGAGGGCAGGAGAACGTTCGTGGTACGCTATTCtgtagcaataaaaaaaacattagtgtCACCATCCAATCCATAAGTTTATTATTTCATCGCCTTTAAGCCCATGTTTAAGAGCGATTGTTCTTCTTTTTAATCGTTCACTCTGGCCACAGTGTTCGTAGTTGCAGCGATGAGTGACGCAATCAAAAGTGGAGGAGGATTGCATTATGGGTGCATCGACCATGGATGATTGTGTTGCAACTTTGACTAAATCCGTTTAGCGGATTGGAATTATTACTAACACACGTGTATTATTGATGATGACGTTATTGcgcaataaaatacaaacagtcaTTTTAAAGGCCCAAAATATGAATCTACATAGATGTTCCAGCAAATGAAATAAACGTCGTTCGACTTAAGCTATCGTCTCAATTGTCCCGTTGTTGTAAGTATTTGTAAATTTCTCATATCTCACCTTGCATTCAACATATTGTTCACAACCAGTAGATGTCCGGAAGTAGCCCTGCGGCTGTGGGCACGAGAAGTCTCGCGGCTGGACCACTACTGGAGCTGGAGTAGTGGGGGGAGGAGGTGCGGGCGTTGTCGGTGCAACATAAGTTCTTGCAGCTGTAAGTAAgaaataaatcattatcattttcatcatttatcagtccattgcaggacatagatcTATTGTAGTgactaattttattgaaaataaaactgtaacaggtccaattctgtatattgaagatattttgaaaatttttattacagagCGTAAAAGCTATTAGTTATACTAAaagccaaaaaaatatatttttattttttgtccgtctgtctctTTGTTCATGTATTTGTTGGTTGGGCATCACGCAGAAACTAATGAAtggattaaaatgaaactttttcacaatttgagaccataatgCAAGAAaaggttaaaggatacttttgaTCGCGCAAATAAAATTAGAACTAAATGTGACCCTGTGTCATGTCTGAATCCAGTTAGTAGAGTATCGACAACTATTACGGTCGCTATTATCTTGGAACCTCAAAGTACAGGGATTCTACGAACTATACCTTGCATATACCCCGCTCTTTACCACTGAAATCCTTAATGAATCAACGCGGGATATAGGCAAGGTTCGTTGcgctttataataaatttggttCTTTTAAGGATCTTTTCATTTCCAAGTcacgttaaataaattaaactccGATCATATCGTTTTTCATTGCCCAGgagatttatattattagcgaTTTTTGGATCCGAAAGCTAGCACTGACAACTTGCTCTGCTTTAAGGTTAGCGGAACACAACTAAATTATGTAATGTCATTCAATACATACGAGATGAATTACACCGCACGACGGCAGGAGCATCACAAGGGTACTCCACCCATTGTCTCATTGGATTAAATTGAAGACCGGTAGGACAGGACAACTGAAGTGGCACATTGTTCtgcaaatacataaaaatattacattaatttaaccGCATAGTGCAGTCGAAGTTAGGTATATCAAATATATGAAAGTAAATTTACCTTGCATTCGACATATTGGTCACATTGATTAGAAGCTTTGAAATACCCATAAGGTTGAGGGCAAGAAAACTGCGCGTTCCCGTATTGCGGTTTTGAGGCAGCTAGTGAtgctataaaacaataaatagtaaagtaagataaaaaaaataagagtaaacaTAAACAGCAACAACATTTTAATGAAGTTAATAATCACTAAACACACCTAGTAGCAGGGGCAGTAGTACGCTGAACatcattgttattttgtttagtgCACGTGATAACCAGAGGACGTATTTCAGTGCACTGATGCTGATGCAAAGTTAGAcgtgtttatatatttaaaatgttttatcgaATAACATCTACAACAGTTAACGTTACATGTTTTAGTCATTAAGTTAATTAccatttaaattaaagtaatcgagatatatcttaaataaataaaaataaagatgacCAAGGGCATGCGGTGCGCCACAAGCTTATTAGCACAATTTGATTAAGACGTTATAACAGTTCttcataatgttttgtttttctgcAAACTTGTCTGCCTTGTTTTTGTGTCAATTCCCGTTAAATTACGATTCCCATGTCACAACTAAATGTCACATGttgatttatatgttttttacttACCTCATCTCGTATTTGATCAGTATTTACCTCGTGAAATTTGTGTTTGTGGCTCCAAATTCTATCGCTATGAAATACTGCGCAGAAGATGATAACGTCTACTGCTATCGACAAATTAGCTAGAtcaattttaaacaaacataatcgtacttttacttaaattttttaatactcCACCGATTTCGTTCAAAGTTCATTGGGATTGCATGAATGGCGAAAAcagattttgaagtaaaacctataatatgtgtattgttgtcaaataaataaataaatactcctATCTTAAAAAAGCCCAACTATTTTTTGttgtatacaataatattattacgagcagatatgtattaaaaattaaaaatatagaagtagTATGAAACAATGCATAATAGATGTTCTAAAACTACTGTACGCGCCAAAAATCTAACAAAGTGAGTGTCATAATAGATACACGAGAGTTTAAAaaccatttcatttcatttcgaGAATTCTGGGGACGGAATCAAAAAGCCGCAGTTCGCGATCTGGTGATTGTGAAATAATCTTGTACTTGGGACTACACCTCGCAAACCGGCGAGCGAGCATGTTACACCAAATAGCCAAAGCCCTGCGTTCACGCTCTATGTCTTCATTGTCACGCAAATCCTCAGTTAGAGTATGCCCCAAGTACCTGAATTTTTCATCCTTTCTAAAGGATGAAAAATTCCAAATGGATGTTCCATCTAAAAGAACCAAAGGCACATTTTCCGGACCTTTACCTGCCCGAAATACCATTATCTGTGTCTTTTTCACATTATATTTAAGAACGTGGTCCCTCGCATACTGCTCACAGATGTTCAGCAAGTGCCTAAGTCCCCTGATTAAGGGACTCAGAAGTACCATATCATCAGCATAACTTAGGTTATTTACTAGGCCTAATTTAGCACTTTTCAGTTCCTCAATCAGTTCGTTGACATATAGACTAAAAAGGTCAGGAGAGGTAAGCCCGCCTTGACGCACGCCACACTTTAATCTAAAATCATTAGAGAGTGCGTCGCCCTATTTTACAACATTATTTTGATTCTCATACCAGTACCTCAACAGATCCACGGTTTTGCTAGGTACGTGATACTTCATAAGTTTTTGCCATTGTAATTGATAAACTAAGTCAAAAGCTCTACTCAGATCTAAAAAGTAGGCATAGACCGATGTGTCTCTACACGAGAATAGTTAATCGTAGACTTGAGACTAAAAATCGCTGAATCTCAATTTCTTAATGTGCTCTAAGCTCAGACTCAGGAGTTACTAGTGCTTAGTAGACTTACctcgtttaatttttaaaaccacTTTGGCTATGTGATCAGGCTGGTATATATACAATACAGTTTTAACATTTTGACTGGGCGGATGCTCACCCTCGTCACGGACGGGTAGTGGTTTTACTTTGAACTGGTGCGAAAACAAATCCGCGATCAACTTTGGATCGTGTACATTTTCAACGCTAACAGGTAGTGTAGTTTTGTAGTCGAGTCGTTTAGTGGCTTTTCCAAAGTTTTTGTCAGCTTGATGGGAAGTCTAATACATCCATCCCGATCTGATCCTCGTTGTTTAGGCACCACTTCAACCTATTTTGAAAGATCTTGCGACTCTCAGTCATATTAACATATACCTCTCCTGATTATGGTTTTCCATAACTTAGCTAACATTTATAGTGGTATCTTGCACTTTCATGACACTTCCGAACGTGGTGGTTCCACCCTTATATAATGTgctctataaattaaaaaacccaTGATTGCAATCGAACTTGAAAATGtttcaaaggacatgtcccaaaatgggcctttattatctATAACTTACAAGCGGGTTGatagtatttttatgtatagaAGACACAGATTGTTGTTTGAAAAACAATTTTGCAGAAGTTTTGGAACcagcattaattaaatatttttttttgttttgctcctttgcctaaaaattaaaattatacaatacagcAGTGTTCAAAATagccaataaaaataactggaattgtattcatatccggtgtaagctgtcattGTCATGTAattttgtcaaatgtcaatatgatacaagttaaaaagaaacattaaattgtagacagagaagcatgaaacaaataaatccttaaattgctttagaaACGTCATAAACCAACGCGACTAcacgaagatcactgacaatcagTCAGCTTGTGAGTTACAAACATATTGCcatgatgaaaattcataatttatatcggctaatgcaaaaaatacattttatttaattaataaaataaaaatacgggttccaaattttttttcatttgtgttTTTAAGCCcagtattttatattcttttaagataaaaataatttgttctgcttagttgacactcgaaATAAAGGCAGCATCCTCAAGCCTCCATACAAAACCATACAAAATTGTGACATCTCCTTTAGGATCGATGGTATTGaggcgaaacaaaaaaaaactacatacaCTAGCGTtatctaatatattaaaaaaatgcttgaGAGTTAGAGTGTCAAGTTCTGAAGCAATTATTCCGACATAAAGAAATTACGTATAGTTTATCCATGCTACAAACAATAAATCATTGCAATTTCTTCAAAACTTATAcagatttttgtaaatttactATTTGTAGACGCGTGACGATTGATTTAGTTTTATGGGTTcgacttcaccacgctgcttgtgaggaatcattctggatcattctttattctagGATTATAggtgaaataaataatgtttttttaaataataatttatttttttaaaccttcacctaataaatataataaaagcacaattttgtttgtatataatTGATCTAGCTAGTTTTTCCATAGCAGTAAACGTTGTCATCTACTGCGCAGTATCTCGTAGCGGTAGAACTTGTAGCCATCATTAACGCAGTAAGCGGAATTCGTGGCATTTAATACAGCGTCTGTAATATAAGtggttataataaaaataactttaagttCTATTATTAGCATTTTATGgcataggtatatttaaaacatacttaATAAGCATTAACATGCCTAATTGTTATTTGATTTAACTTtcgttactatttttttataggcTTTAACAACTTTTGATCCCATATTTTGGAGAATATTTGATGACACGTCAAAATAGAATGGAAtctttaaatcataataaattaaaagtaaaacaacttttgtaataaacaaacttttactTGAATGcgctaaaatgataaaaaaaatacattttatttaagtctTTGTTCTAAAAGTTAACCTGTATTTCAAACTAGAATTACTCttataagaataaattgttaaatagaaaatataaaatcaccgTACCgtttttattggtaacattgAGTGCATGGTGGTGGCGGTGCAGGGGCAGAGCATGGTGCCACAGGTTGGCACGTTGGTGCAGGGCCTAAGCATGATGCCACAGGTTGGCATATTGGTGCAGGTGCTGGTGCTGGTGTAGTCACTGGTTCAGGTTCTGGTATAGCCTCAATCTCtgtgtacaaaaataaaaagtttagtGCACTCGTAGAAGATTTGGTAAAATAAAGAACATGGAAAAGAATTGAGATATGTACATAAACGAGCGTAATAAAAGTACAAGTGCACTGGCGTGCATTCATTtaatgaattaaagtaaatacataaaacaaaatttacctAAAGGTTCATCACATATCGCTTTTGAAGCCTGATCGCAGGGGTACTGCGTCCATTGCACTTGAGGATTGAAGTAAAGACCACGAGGGCAGGAGAACGTTCGTGGTACGCTATTCTGTAGCAATAAAAAGATCATTAGTGTCACCATCCGAGCCTTTAAGCCCATGTTTAAGTACGATTACTCTGCTTTTTAATCGTTCACTCTGGCCAGAGGGTTCGTGGTTGTAccgatgagcgacgccttctgtgcaatgctcctccacttttAATTGCATCATGGGTGCACCCACTATGGATGATTGTATTGCAGCTTTGACTAAATTCGTTTAACGGTTTGGAATTATTACTAACACACGTGTATTATTGATGATGACGTTATTGCGCAACATAATACAAACCGTCAATATAAAAACCCAAAATATGAATTTACAAAGT harbors:
- the LOC112057006 gene encoding protein obstructor-E encodes the protein MMFSVLLPLLLLASLAASKPQYGNAQFSCPQPYGYFKASNQCDQYVECKNNVPLQLSCPAGLQFNPMRQWVEYPCDAPAVVRCNSSPARTYVAPTTPAPPPPTTPAPVVVQPRDFSCPQPQGYFRTSTGCEQYVECKNSVPRTFSCPRGLYFNPQVQWTQYPCDQASKAICDEPLEIKTTPEPEPVTTPAPAPAPMCQPVASCLGPAPTCQPVALCSAPAPPPPCTQCY
- the LOC112057008 gene encoding uncharacterized protein LOC112057008; this encodes MRQWVEYPCDAPAVVRCNSSPARTYVAPTTPAPPPPTTPAPVVVQPRDFSCPQPQGYFRTSTGCEQYVECKNSVPRTFSCPRGLYFNPQVQWTQYPCDQASKAICDEPLEIEATPEPEPATTPAPAPAPICQPVASCLGPAPTCQPVALCSAPAPPPPCTQCY